In Toxoplasma gondii ME49 chromosome X, whole genome shotgun sequence, a single genomic region encodes these proteins:
- the SRS48Q gene encoding SAG-related sequence SRS48Q (encoded by transcript TGME49_207005~Gene product name based on ToxoDB Community Expert Annotation.~Signal peptide predicted by SignalP 2.0 HMM (probability 0.956) with cleavage site probability 0.574 at residue 36): MAGRVSGAVCGVKALRSAVRAAVVIGLFCLSGSGTAVDDKKDKVFTCSTVKKQSVVSLKLKDTKMPIKFACPKGYDVFPSITVEPHQFCRDSLCEQKAPLASSFSIQESEAETQTEEERNYNLLEENQGLSTAYKLTMKEQVAASSTLYFQCRKKTEGNQAEGVERDASKPGKLHNDSIQCAFQVAAYGSKAAAETSEKEHECKLNTELSATLNTSSTSFTFRCPKDSRLLPVNFDKAYEGRECTKKRFLTRLGLNASLLEGKSVTSQVETVAAQVSEETSPAYTFSVSEFPEKDVHVCYYCVKGDVKKQEIDARDEVCKALIEVKGVPKPDQGASSGTATFSTNKLVMAGAILISSALVMSISA, from the exons ATGGCGGGCAGAGTCTCTGGAGCTGTTTGTGGCGTGAAGGCTCTTCGATCAGCGGTTCGCGCTGCAGTGGTCATCGGCCTGTTCTGTTTGTCAGGAAGTGGAACGGCAGTGGATgacaagaaagacaaagtCTTTACGTGCTCAACTGTCAAAAAGCAGTCGGTGGTTTCTTTGAAGCTGAAGGACACGAAAATGCCAATCAAGTTCGCATGTCCAAAGGGCTACGATGTGTTTCCATCTATCACAGTGGAGCCCCACCAGTTCTGTAGGGACTCTCTGTGCGAGCAGAAGGCACCATTGGCATCGTCATTCAGCATACAGGAAAGTGAGGCGGAAAcgcagacggaagaagaacggaacTATAATCTCTTAGAAGAGAACCAAGGATTGTCGACGGCCTACAAACTCACCATGAAAGAGCAAGTGGCAGCATCATCAACTCTCTACTTCCAATGCAGGAAAAAAACTGAAGGGAACCAAGCTGAAGGCGTTGAACGAGACGCGTCCAAGCCGGGAAAGTTACATAACGATTCAATACAGTGTGCGTTTCAAGTCGCGGCGTACGGTTCAAAAGCTGCTGCTGAGACATCTGAGAAAGAAC ACGAGTGTAAACTGAACACCGAACTATCTGCGACCCTGAACACGAGTTCGACGTCGTTCACATTCCGCTGCCCGAAGGATTCGAGACTGCTGCCCGTTAACTTTGACAAGGCTtacgaaggaagagaatgCACGAAAAAAAGGTTTCTGACTCGACTGGGACTGAATGCGTCTCTTTTGGAGGGAAAATCCGTCACTTCGCAGGTGGAAACTGTGGCTGCACAGGTTTCTGAGGAAACATCGCCCGCCTAcacgttttctgtctctgagtTTCCGGAAAAAGATGTACACGTGTGCTACTACTGTGTGAAAGGCGATGTTAAGAAGCAGGAAATTGATGCTCGTGACGAAGTTTGTAAAGCTCTCATTGAGGTCAAAGGAGTGCCCAAACCGGACCAGGGAGCCTCGAGCGGTACTGCAACGTTTTCAACGAATAAGCTGGTTATGGCCGGCGCCATCCTCATTTCCTCCGCTCTCGTCATGAGTATCTCTGCATGA